A stretch of the Bubalus kerabau isolate K-KA32 ecotype Philippines breed swamp buffalo chromosome 11, PCC_UOA_SB_1v2, whole genome shotgun sequence genome encodes the following:
- the AK1 gene encoding adenylate kinase isoenzyme 1 — MEEKLKKTKIIFVVGGPGSGKGTQCEKIVQKYGYTHLSTGDLLRAEVSSGSARGKMLSEIMEKGQLVPLETVLDMLRDAMVAKVDTSKGFLIDGYPREVQQGEEFEQRIAQPTLLLYVDASPETMIKRLLKRGETSGRVDDNEETIKKRLETYYKATEPVIAFYEKRGIVRKVNAEGSVDNVFSQVCTHLDALK, encoded by the exons ATGGAAG AGAAGCtgaagaaaaccaagatcatcttTGTGGTGG GCGGGCCCGGCTCGGGGAAGGGCACCCAGTGTGAGAAGATCGTGCAGAAGTACGGCTACACCCACCTCTCCACCGGAGACCTCCTGAGGGCTGAGGTCAGCTCGGGCTCGGCTAGGGGCAAGATGCTGTCAGAAATCATGGAGAAGGGGCAGCTGGTGCCACTG GAGACAGTGCTGGACATGCTCCGAGACGCCATGGTGGCCAAGGTAGATACTTCCAAAGGCTTTCTGATTGACGGCTACCCCCGGGAAGTGCAGCAGGGGGAGGAGTTTGAGCAGAGG ATCGCACAGCCCACGCTACTGCTCTATGTGGACGCCAGCCCTGAGACCATGATCAAGCGGCTCCTGAAGCGCGGAGAGACCAGCGGACGTGTGGACGACAACGAAGAGACCATCAAGAAGCGTCTGGAAACCTACTACAAGGCCACAGAGCCCGTCATCGCCTTCTACGAGAAACGCGGCATTGTTCGCAAG GTCAATGCTGAAGGCTCTGTGGACAATGTCTTCTCCCAGGTCTGCACCCACCTGGACGCCCTCAAGTAG